From Musa acuminata AAA Group cultivar baxijiao chromosome BXJ3-8, Cavendish_Baxijiao_AAA, whole genome shotgun sequence, one genomic window encodes:
- the LOC135645373 gene encoding glycosyltransferase BC10-like: MKETSKTRRGFREWSFTVTTLLSCFSLVIFFALGSLVALHFAKSLVFADLCFGTYTLQSSMTGIALANPVYEAARNADAGGSLWHSMSDEELLRRASAVPRAVEGRRKAKVAFMFLTRGRIPFRVLWERFFRGHDGLFSVYIHASPDLEEEPPEESVFYRRRIPSKPVEWGRPSMVDAERRLLANALLDASNERFVLLSESCIPLFDFPTIYNYLIGSALSFVSSFDDPGKAGRGRYSRRMHPTVTLAEWRKGSQWFEVQRGLAVGIVSDRRYYPVFREHCRPPCYVDEHYLPTAVAKLAPGLNANRSVTWVDWSRGGSHPATYKRRDVSLGLMERMRSGSKCVYNNRTTTSSCFLFARKFEATALGRLLLIADVAKRWNRH; the protein is encoded by the exons ATGAAGGAGACGTCGAAGACCCGAAGAGGCTTCCGGGAATGGAGCTTCACCGTGACAACTCTTCTGAGCTGCTTCTCGCTAGTCATCTTCTTCGCCTTGGGATCACTTGTCGCCCTTCATTTCGCCAAGTCCTTGGTCTTTGCAGATCTCTGCTTTGGTACCTACACTCTGCAGTCCTCCATGACGGGTATCGCTCTTGCCAACCCGGTATACGAGGCCGCGAGAAACGCCGACGCCGGGGGAAGCTTGTGGCACTCAATGAGCGACGAGGAGCTGCTGCGGCGTGCGTCGGCGGTGCCGCGGGCGGTGGAGGGCCGCAGGAAGGCGAAGGTGGCGTTCATGTTCCTGACGAGGGGGAGGATTCCGTTTAGGGTGTTGTGGGAGAGGTTCTTTCGAGGGCATGATGGGCTCTTCTCCGTCTACATCCACGCGTCTCCGGACTTGGAAGAGGAGCCACCGGAGGAGTCGGTATTCTACAGGAGAAGAATACCAAGCAAG CCGGTGGAGTGGGGGCGGCCGAGCATGGTCGACGCGGAGCGGCGGCTCCTAGCGAACGCGCTCCTCGACGCCTCCAACGAGCGCTTCGTCCTCCTCTCTGAGTCGTGCATACCACTATTCGACTTCCCCACCATCTACAACTACCTCATCGGCTCCGCCCTCAGTTTCGTCAGCTCCTTCGACGACCCCGGGAAGGCCGGCCGCGGGCGGTACAGCCGGCGCATGCACCCCACCGTCACCTTGGCGGAGTGGCGGAAGGGGTCGCAGTGGTTCGAGGTGCAGCGGGGATTGGCCGTGGGGATCGTGTCGGACCGGCGGTACTACCCGGTGTTCCGGGAGCACTGCCGGCCGCCGTGCTACGTGGACGAGCACTACCTGCCCACGGCGGTGGCCAAGCTCGCCCCGGGGCTCAACGCCAACAGGAGCGTCACTTGGGTGGACTGGTCCCGCGGAGGCTCACATCCGGCCACCTACAAGCGCAGGGATGTCTCCCTGGGGTTGATGGAGAGGATGAGGAGCGGCTCCAAGTGCGTCTACAACAACAGGACGACTACCTCCTCCTGCTTCCTGTTTGCGAGGAAGTTCGAGGCCACTGCGCTTGGGCGCTTGTTGTTGATTGCTGATGTTGCCAAGAGATGGAATCGGCATTGA
- the LOC135645374 gene encoding uncharacterized protein OsI_027940-like isoform X1, with translation MSRHPEVKWAQRLDKVYITVQLPDARDVKVNLEPDGSFTFSATAGAGNNTYELQMDLYDKVNKEASKINIGVRSIFCVVEKAEKGWWKKLLRGDGKAPHYVKVDWDKWVDEDDDGPGDLDLGGMDFSNFGNMGGDAMDDDFEDSDDEAGQAEKTENVQKTGDVQTTGEASSEAKTETSAST, from the exons ATGAG TCGTCATCCTGAAGTTAAATGGGCTCAGAGGCTTGACAAAGTTTACATCACTGTTCAATTGCCTGATGCAAGAGATGTGAAAGTTAATCTTGAACCCGATGGCAGTTTCACTTTTTCTGCCACTGCTGGTGCTGGAAATAACACCTATGAGCTACAAATGGATCTGTATGACAAAGTAAATAAAGAg GCAAGCAAAATAAATATTGGTGTCAGGTCTATCTTCTGTGTGGTAGAAAAAGCAGAGAAGGGGTGGTGGAAAAAACTTCTGCGTGGGGATGGAAAGGCTCCTCACTATGTGAAAGTTGATTGGGATAAGTGGGTAGACGAAGATGATGATG GTCCTGGTGATTTGGACTTGGGAGGGATGGATTTCTCG AATTTTGGTAATATGGGGGGTGATGCCATGGACGACGATTTCGAAGATAGTGATGATgaag CAGGGCAAGCAGAGAAAACTGAGAATGTGCAGAAGACCGGAGACGTGCAGACAACCGGTGAAGCCTCTTCAGAAGCAAAAACAGAAACATCTGCGAGCACATGA
- the LOC135645374 gene encoding uncharacterized protein OsI_027940-like isoform X2 — MSRHPEVKWAQRLDKVYITVQLPDARDVKVNLEPDGSFTFSATAGAGNNTYELQMDLYDKVNKEASKINIGVRSIFCVVEKAEKGWWKKLLRGDGKAPHYVKVDWDKWVDEDDDGPGDLDLGGMDFSNFGNMGGDAMDDDFEDSDDEGQAEKTENVQKTGDVQTTGEASSEAKTETSAST; from the exons ATGAG TCGTCATCCTGAAGTTAAATGGGCTCAGAGGCTTGACAAAGTTTACATCACTGTTCAATTGCCTGATGCAAGAGATGTGAAAGTTAATCTTGAACCCGATGGCAGTTTCACTTTTTCTGCCACTGCTGGTGCTGGAAATAACACCTATGAGCTACAAATGGATCTGTATGACAAAGTAAATAAAGAg GCAAGCAAAATAAATATTGGTGTCAGGTCTATCTTCTGTGTGGTAGAAAAAGCAGAGAAGGGGTGGTGGAAAAAACTTCTGCGTGGGGATGGAAAGGCTCCTCACTATGTGAAAGTTGATTGGGATAAGTGGGTAGACGAAGATGATGATG GTCCTGGTGATTTGGACTTGGGAGGGATGGATTTCTCG AATTTTGGTAATATGGGGGGTGATGCCATGGACGACGATTTCGAAGATAGTGATGATgaag GGCAAGCAGAGAAAACTGAGAATGTGCAGAAGACCGGAGACGTGCAGACAACCGGTGAAGCCTCTTCAGAAGCAAAAACAGAAACATCTGCGAGCACATGA
- the LOC103996434 gene encoding reticulon-like protein B2 translates to MPRIKFDSASDEQPKPATGSHFHRRRPLHDRLGGGKVADVLLWRNKHLSAGIVAGATFVWFLFEVLEYHFLPLMCHISIVAMLVLFIWSNLEALVHRDARRMPELVLSEEAIRGLAFFLHAKLSRLTSILLGIADGKDLKLFLSAIASLWVVSVIGSYCSSLTLAYLGLLCVLALPALYEQYEDEVDHLAMRGSEDLKRFYHKLDSRILGKIPRGPVKAKKSK, encoded by the exons ATGCCGCGAATCAAGTTCGATTCTGCTTCCGACGAGCAGCCAAAGCCCGCCACCGGAAGCCACTTCCACCGCCGGAGGCCCCTCCATGATCGCCTGGGTGGAGGAAAAG TTGCTGACGTCTTGCTGTGGAGGAACAAGCACTTATCGGCAGGAATCGTCGCCGGCGCCACCTTCGTATGGTTCCTCTTCGAGGTGCTGGAGTACCATTTCCTCCCGCTGATGTGCCACATCTCCATCGTGGCCATGCTTGTGCTCTTCATCTGGTCTAATCTTGAAGCTCTTGTGCATCG AGATGCTCGGAGGATGCCCGAACTCGTTCTATCAGAGGAAGCCATCAGAGGACTCGCTTTCTTCTTGCACGCCAAACTGAGTCGACTCACTTCCATCCTCCTTGGCATTGCAGATGGCAAAGATCTCAAGCTATTTCTCTCG gcgattgcttcactTTGGGTTGTATCTGTAATTGGAAGCTACTGCAGCTCTTTGACACTGGCTTATCTTG GTCTTCTGTGCGTTCTTGCGCTGCCGGCTTTGTATGAGCAGTACGAGGATGAAGTCGATCATCTAGCAATGAGAGGGAGTGAAGATCTGAAGAGATTCTACCACAAGTTAGACTCCAGGATTCTTGGCAAGATCCCAAGAGGCCCTGTCAAGGCAAAGAAGTCCAAATGA
- the LOC135645051 gene encoding microtubule-destabilizing protein 60-like produces the protein MENHSKLCSPKNSKHAHISVSKHGARNSQTQPFNLHTEQRGQKKERAFVKRVQEMAAEEAKRRIPVAQGLPWTTDKPQSLSKPPVKEQTKPINIKLHTEQRAARRAGYNYLVASKINSLEILRRFEEKIMKVIEQEDIKNMRKEMVPKAQLMPFFDRPFFPQRSTRPLTVPREPCFHLIKQKCSISDQPYKFHKYFNHSMKSVK, from the exons ATGGAAAACCATAGCAAGCTTTGTTCCCCAAAG AACTCCAAGCATGCACACATCTCGGTCAGCAAGCATGGGGCAAGAAACAGCCAAACTCAGCCCTTTAATCTCCACACCGAG CAACGAGGACAGAAGAAGGAACGGGCATTTGTGAAGAGAGTGCAAGAAATGGCTGCTGAAGAAGCCAAGCGCCGGATTCCTGTTGCACAAGGATTGCCATGGACAACAGACAAACCTCAG AGTCTATCAAAACCTCCAGTAAAGGAGCAGACAAAGCCTATTAATATCAAGCTTCATACCGAGCAAAGAGCAGCTCGGCGTGCTGGATATAATTATCTG GTTGCAAGCAAGATTAATTCCTTGGAGATCCTTCGCAGGTTTGAAGAGAAAATTATGAAG GTTATTGAACAAGAGGACATTAAAAATATGAGGAAGGAGATGGTGCCGAAAGCTCAATTGATGCCCTTTTTCGACAGGCCATTCTTTCCACAAAG GTCAACAAGACCTCTAACAGTCCCAAGGGAGCCTTGTTTTCATCTTATAAAGCAAAAATGCAGCATCAGTGACCAACCTTACAAGTTTCACAAGTACTTCAACCACAGTATGAAGTCTGTCAAGTAA
- the LOC135644892 gene encoding mediator of RNA polymerase II transcription subunit 25-like isoform X1, with protein MAERQLIVAVEGTAALGPYWQTILSDYLDKIIRYYYGNEMTGQKLNGANPELALVVFNTHGPYSAFVVDRSGWTKDLDVFLQWLSAMRFTGGGFTEAAIAEGLSEALMMFSAASNVTDNHQNHETQKHCILVAASNPHPLPTPVYRPPVPASEHKETGEVQTENGLADAQTVAKSFGQCFVSLSVISPKQLPNLREIYNAGKRNPRALDPSVDHVRNPQYLVLLSENFKEACAALSRPSMPNLTHNQGISNQGIVKLDGASAAPISGPPATSNPSVNGSMMNRQPITVGSIPTATVKVEPTTVSPMVSGPAFSHLPSVANVASQGISSLQNSSPSSSQEMNASIDTTQEIKPLVNPISQSSRPAVPAPANVSILNNLSQHRQVMTSASIAGGSSIGLPTMGGTPMAVHMSNMISSGMSSSALSGISSVPVSGALMTTSQVAQNTTLGSLASATSNLSGNSNIGISSTLNNLQGNIPVGQSVSNVGQGTLGSGAQIGQGGMTINQNMMNNLVPSGVSSGPGTMIPTPGMTQQSGVHSLGVANNSAINMSLTQHAPGIQQSQSKYLKIWEGSLSGQRQGQPVFICKLEGYRSQSASDSLAADWPMTMQIVRLIAQEHMNNKQYVGKADFLVFRTLNQHGFLGQLQEKKLCAVIQLPSQTLLLSVSDKAGRLIGMLFPGDMVVFKPQVSSQQQQLQQHQQQQLQQQQQQLQQQQQQQLQQQQLQPQSQSHSLLQQQAQQHQHMQPQQLQQQSQPQQQQQQQQQQQQQQMVGTGMGQTFIQGHGRSQIMTQGKLSQAGPTNMPGGAFLP; from the exons ATGGCGGAGAGGCAGCTGATCGTGGCGGTGGAAGGGACGGCGGCGCTTGGCCCGTACTGGCAGACCATCCTCTCCGATTACCTCGACAAGATCATCAG GTACTATTATGGAAATGAGATGACTGGGCAG AAGCTAAATGGAGCAAATCCTGAGCTTGCTTTGGTTGTATTCAATACTCATGGGCCTTATAGTG CTTTTGTTGTGGATCGTAGTGGTTGGACGAAAGATCTGGATGTTTTCCTTCAGTGGTTGTCAGCAATGCGTTTTACTGGTGGTGGTTTTACTGAAGCTGCAATTGCTGAAGGTCTTTCTGAAGCATTAATG ATGTTTTCAGCTGCTTCAAACGTAACcgacaatcatcaaaatcatgagacACAGAAACATTGTATTCTTGTTGCTGCAAGCAATCCCCACCCTTTACCCACTCCTGTATATCGGCCTCCTGTTCCAGCTTCAGAGCACAAGGAGACTGGCGAAGTACAAACAGAAAATGGTCTTGCAGATGCTCAGACTGTCGCAAAATCGTTTGGTCAG TGTTTTGTCTCATTGTCAGTGATTTCACCTAAGCAACTACcaaatttgagagaaatatatAATGCG GGAAAGAGAAATCCTCGTGCTTTAGATCCATCTGTGGATCATGTCAGAAATCCTCAGTATCTAGTGTTACTGTCTGAGAACTTTAAGGAGGCTTGTGCTGCTCTAAGCCGTCCTTCAATGCCAAACTTGACACATAATCAGGGCATCTCAAATCAAGGAATTGTGAAGTTAGATGGGGCTTCTGCTGCTCCTATTTCAGGACCACCTGCAACTTCTAATCCTTCAG TTAATGGCTCAATGATGAACCGCCAACCAATAACTGTCGGAAGTATCCCCACAGCAACTGTAAAAGTG GAGCCCACAACTGTTTCTCCCATGGTATCTGGGCCTGCTTTTTCGCATCTACCATCAGTTGCTAATGTTGCTTCTCAAGGAATATCCAGTCTACAAAATTCTTCGCCATCTAGTTCTCAGGAAATGAATGCTAGTATTGACACCACACAGGAGATTAAACCATTAGTGAATCCTATATCACAATCATCACGTCCTGCAGTTCCAGCTCCAGCAAATGTTAGCATTCTAAATAATCTTTCCCAACATCGCCAAGTGATGACCTCTGCCTCTATAGCAGGAGGGAGCTCTATTGGACTTCCAACGATGGGTGGAACACCTATGGCAGTGCACATGTCAAATATGATATCTAGTGGAATGTCATCATCTGCTTTATCAGGCATTTCTTCAGTCCCTGTATCAGGGGCACTGATGACTACATCGCAAGTTGCACAAAATACAACACTTGGTTCACTCGCATCAGCTACTTCAAATTTATCTGGAAACTCAAACATTGGCATTTCATCAACACTGAATAATCTTCAGGGAAATATACCAGTAGGTCAGTCAGTATCTAATGTTGGACAGGGAACTTTGGGCTCAGGTGCACAGATTGGCCAAGGTGGAATGACCATAAACCAAAACATGATGAACAATCTTGTTCCCAGTGGTGTCTCCTCTGGACCTGGAACCATGATTCCAACACCAGGAATGACTCAACAATCTGGAGTACATTCTCTTGGAGTCGCCAATAATTCTGCAATTAACATGTCATTGACCCAACATGCCCCTGGTATTCAACAATCCCAGtccaaatatcttaaaatttgggAG GGATCATTGTCTGGACAGAGACAAGGGCAGCCTGTCTTTATTTGTAAACTTGAA GGATATAGGAGTCAATCAGCCTCAGACTC GCTAGCAGCAGATTGGCCAATGACGATGCAAATTGTCCGTCTCATTGCCCAAGAGCATATGAATAACAA GCAATATGTTGGTAAGGCAGACTTTTTGgtatttcgaacactaaatcagcATGGATTTCTTGGGCAGCTGCAAGAAAAGAAACTT TGTGCAGTCATCCAGTTACCTtcacaaacattgcttctctctgTCTCAGACAAAGCTGGCCGTCTAATTGGCATGCTGTTCCCTGGG GATATGGTAGTATTCAAGCCGCAAGTCTCTAGTCAACAGCAACAGCTTCAGcagcatcaacaacaacaacttcagcagcaacaacagcagcttcagcagcagcagcagcagcagcttcagCAGCAACAGCTTCAGCCACAGTCGCAATCACATTCGCTTCTCCAACAGCAGGCACAACAGCATCAGCATATGCAACCACAACAGTTGCAGCAGCAATCGCagccccagcagcagcagcagcagcagcaacaacaacaacagcagcaaaTGGTTGGCACGGGAATGGGTCAGACATTTATCCAAGGGCATGGCAGGTCTCAAATTATGACGCAGGGCAAGTTATCCCAAGCAGGGCCAACCAACATGCCTGGAGGGGCATTTTTACCTTAA
- the LOC135644892 gene encoding mediator of RNA polymerase II transcription subunit 25-like isoform X2 — MAERQLIVAVEGTAALGPYWQTILSDYLDKIIRYYYGNEMTGQKLNGANPELALVVFNTHGPYSAFVVDRSGWTKDLDVFLQWLSAMRFTGGGFTEAAIAEGLSEALMMFSAASNVTDNHQNHETQKHCILVAASNPHPLPTPVYRPPVPASEHKETGEVQTENGLADAQTVAKSFGQGKRNPRALDPSVDHVRNPQYLVLLSENFKEACAALSRPSMPNLTHNQGISNQGIVKLDGASAAPISGPPATSNPSVNGSMMNRQPITVGSIPTATVKVEPTTVSPMVSGPAFSHLPSVANVASQGISSLQNSSPSSSQEMNASIDTTQEIKPLVNPISQSSRPAVPAPANVSILNNLSQHRQVMTSASIAGGSSIGLPTMGGTPMAVHMSNMISSGMSSSALSGISSVPVSGALMTTSQVAQNTTLGSLASATSNLSGNSNIGISSTLNNLQGNIPVGQSVSNVGQGTLGSGAQIGQGGMTINQNMMNNLVPSGVSSGPGTMIPTPGMTQQSGVHSLGVANNSAINMSLTQHAPGIQQSQSKYLKIWEGSLSGQRQGQPVFICKLEGYRSQSASDSLAADWPMTMQIVRLIAQEHMNNKQYVGKADFLVFRTLNQHGFLGQLQEKKLCAVIQLPSQTLLLSVSDKAGRLIGMLFPGDMVVFKPQVSSQQQQLQQHQQQQLQQQQQQLQQQQQQQLQQQQLQPQSQSHSLLQQQAQQHQHMQPQQLQQQSQPQQQQQQQQQQQQQQMVGTGMGQTFIQGHGRSQIMTQGKLSQAGPTNMPGGAFLP, encoded by the exons ATGGCGGAGAGGCAGCTGATCGTGGCGGTGGAAGGGACGGCGGCGCTTGGCCCGTACTGGCAGACCATCCTCTCCGATTACCTCGACAAGATCATCAG GTACTATTATGGAAATGAGATGACTGGGCAG AAGCTAAATGGAGCAAATCCTGAGCTTGCTTTGGTTGTATTCAATACTCATGGGCCTTATAGTG CTTTTGTTGTGGATCGTAGTGGTTGGACGAAAGATCTGGATGTTTTCCTTCAGTGGTTGTCAGCAATGCGTTTTACTGGTGGTGGTTTTACTGAAGCTGCAATTGCTGAAGGTCTTTCTGAAGCATTAATG ATGTTTTCAGCTGCTTCAAACGTAACcgacaatcatcaaaatcatgagacACAGAAACATTGTATTCTTGTTGCTGCAAGCAATCCCCACCCTTTACCCACTCCTGTATATCGGCCTCCTGTTCCAGCTTCAGAGCACAAGGAGACTGGCGAAGTACAAACAGAAAATGGTCTTGCAGATGCTCAGACTGTCGCAAAATCGTTTGGTCAG GGAAAGAGAAATCCTCGTGCTTTAGATCCATCTGTGGATCATGTCAGAAATCCTCAGTATCTAGTGTTACTGTCTGAGAACTTTAAGGAGGCTTGTGCTGCTCTAAGCCGTCCTTCAATGCCAAACTTGACACATAATCAGGGCATCTCAAATCAAGGAATTGTGAAGTTAGATGGGGCTTCTGCTGCTCCTATTTCAGGACCACCTGCAACTTCTAATCCTTCAG TTAATGGCTCAATGATGAACCGCCAACCAATAACTGTCGGAAGTATCCCCACAGCAACTGTAAAAGTG GAGCCCACAACTGTTTCTCCCATGGTATCTGGGCCTGCTTTTTCGCATCTACCATCAGTTGCTAATGTTGCTTCTCAAGGAATATCCAGTCTACAAAATTCTTCGCCATCTAGTTCTCAGGAAATGAATGCTAGTATTGACACCACACAGGAGATTAAACCATTAGTGAATCCTATATCACAATCATCACGTCCTGCAGTTCCAGCTCCAGCAAATGTTAGCATTCTAAATAATCTTTCCCAACATCGCCAAGTGATGACCTCTGCCTCTATAGCAGGAGGGAGCTCTATTGGACTTCCAACGATGGGTGGAACACCTATGGCAGTGCACATGTCAAATATGATATCTAGTGGAATGTCATCATCTGCTTTATCAGGCATTTCTTCAGTCCCTGTATCAGGGGCACTGATGACTACATCGCAAGTTGCACAAAATACAACACTTGGTTCACTCGCATCAGCTACTTCAAATTTATCTGGAAACTCAAACATTGGCATTTCATCAACACTGAATAATCTTCAGGGAAATATACCAGTAGGTCAGTCAGTATCTAATGTTGGACAGGGAACTTTGGGCTCAGGTGCACAGATTGGCCAAGGTGGAATGACCATAAACCAAAACATGATGAACAATCTTGTTCCCAGTGGTGTCTCCTCTGGACCTGGAACCATGATTCCAACACCAGGAATGACTCAACAATCTGGAGTACATTCTCTTGGAGTCGCCAATAATTCTGCAATTAACATGTCATTGACCCAACATGCCCCTGGTATTCAACAATCCCAGtccaaatatcttaaaatttgggAG GGATCATTGTCTGGACAGAGACAAGGGCAGCCTGTCTTTATTTGTAAACTTGAA GGATATAGGAGTCAATCAGCCTCAGACTC GCTAGCAGCAGATTGGCCAATGACGATGCAAATTGTCCGTCTCATTGCCCAAGAGCATATGAATAACAA GCAATATGTTGGTAAGGCAGACTTTTTGgtatttcgaacactaaatcagcATGGATTTCTTGGGCAGCTGCAAGAAAAGAAACTT TGTGCAGTCATCCAGTTACCTtcacaaacattgcttctctctgTCTCAGACAAAGCTGGCCGTCTAATTGGCATGCTGTTCCCTGGG GATATGGTAGTATTCAAGCCGCAAGTCTCTAGTCAACAGCAACAGCTTCAGcagcatcaacaacaacaacttcagcagcaacaacagcagcttcagcagcagcagcagcagcagcttcagCAGCAACAGCTTCAGCCACAGTCGCAATCACATTCGCTTCTCCAACAGCAGGCACAACAGCATCAGCATATGCAACCACAACAGTTGCAGCAGCAATCGCagccccagcagcagcagcagcagcagcaacaacaacaacagcagcaaaTGGTTGGCACGGGAATGGGTCAGACATTTATCCAAGGGCATGGCAGGTCTCAAATTATGACGCAGGGCAAGTTATCCCAAGCAGGGCCAACCAACATGCCTGGAGGGGCATTTTTACCTTAA
- the LOC135644893 gene encoding pathogenesis-related protein PR-4-like — MASYVAATLLCLIAAASAQEAADVRATYHYYYPEENNWDLMAVGAYCSTWDADKSLEWRARYGWTAFCGPVGPTGRDACGRCLLVTNTATGVQTTVRIVDQCGNGGLDLDWEVFSQIDTDGSGYENGHMMVDYEFVDCGGDSSF, encoded by the exons ATGGCGAGCTACGTCGCTGCAACGCTGCTGTGCCTCATCGCAGCGGCTAGCGCGCAGGAAGCGGCGGACGTGCGGGCGACGTACCATTACTACTATCCGGAGGAGAACAATTGGGACCTGATGGCCGTCGGCGCGTACTGTTCGACGTGGGACGCCGACAAGTCGCTGGAGTGGCGGGCGAGGTACGGGTGGACCGCCTTCTGCGGCCCCGTCGGACCGACCGGGCGAGACGCTTGCGGCCGCTGCTTGCTG GTGACGAACACGGCGACGGGAGTCCAAACGACGGTCAGGATTGTGGATCAATGTGGAAATGGAGGGCTGGATTTAGATTGGGAGGTCTTCTCTCAGATCGATACGGATGGAAGTGGGTATGAGAATGGCCATATGATGGTTGACTACGAGTTTGTTGACTGTGGGGGAGATTCGTCTTTTTAG